The following proteins come from a genomic window of Streptomyces liliiviolaceus:
- a CDS encoding glycosyltransferase family 39 protein, which produces MFVIGLWGIDRGGMWRDEAVTFQVARRSLPQIWHLLHSVDAVHGLYYLLMHPVLAVRPGEVALRLPSLCAAAVTASLVAALGVRLARPRVGLWAGLLYAVTPVVGHFAQEGRAYALVSAGVAGATFLLVRAAGSGGWPSGTGVCVGCGAVGACRAVPRAPIGVLRSCVGCGRVGACRAVSRVPGWGWGVYGGVVGVTVLLHEFAVLVLLAHAGTLVLARVSRDVWWGWGRAVAGVVLVVVPLAVVSHGQAGQVAWLRAPDGAAVEALLRSFAGPTPLVLGPYLLLIVLALRGPLARRGAFSLPAVALPLLLVPPATLLAVSRHWPLYDDRYVLYALAGAPLLAAAGAERLAGAAARLYGRRTPRHVHPYAVTCLGVCGVALALVAQLPVLRADRDPARRPDDLAAVSAAAARRMSHGDPVLFLPALARRAAVAYPKGFRGTADIALREPGPVSGTLYGRETSPGELRRRLDGLDRVWVVAEPYALRPGWYPPVPAEQVKLALLEGEFVPRAEYVRKASVMRLYVRRSVAAGPAGVTRSPGSPPAPPRPARP; this is translated from the coding sequence ATGTTCGTGATCGGCCTGTGGGGGATCGACCGGGGCGGGATGTGGCGTGACGAGGCGGTCACCTTCCAGGTGGCGCGGCGGTCGCTGCCGCAGATCTGGCATCTGCTGCACTCCGTGGACGCGGTGCACGGGCTCTACTACCTCCTCATGCACCCCGTCCTCGCCGTCCGTCCCGGCGAGGTCGCGCTGCGCCTGCCCTCGCTCTGCGCGGCGGCGGTGACGGCGAGCCTCGTGGCGGCGCTGGGGGTGCGGCTTGCGCGTCCGCGGGTGGGGTTGTGGGCGGGGTTGTTGTACGCGGTGACGCCGGTGGTGGGGCACTTCGCGCAGGAGGGGCGGGCTTATGCGCTCGTCTCCGCGGGGGTGGCGGGGGCCACGTTTTTGCTTGTGCGGGCGGCGGGGTCGGGGGGTTGGCCCTCCGGGACGGGGGTGTGTGTCGGGTGCGGGGCGGTGGGGGCTTGTCGCGCAGTTCCCCGCGCCCCTATCGGGGTCCTGCGGTCGTGTGTTGGGTGCGGGCGGGTGGGGGCTTGTCGCGCCGTTTCCCGTGTCCCTGGGTGGGGGTGGGGTGTCTATGGGGGTGTTGTCGGGGTCACCGTGTTGCTGCATGAGTTCGCCGTGCTGGTTCTGCTCGCGCATGCGGGGACGTTGGTGCTTGCGCGGGTGTCGCGGGATGTGTGGTGGGGGTGGGGGCGGGCCGTCGCCGGTGTGGTTCTCGTGGTGGTTCCGCTGGCAGTGGTCTCCCATGGGCAGGCGGGGCAGGTGGCGTGGCTCAGGGCTCCCGATGGCGCCGCGGTCGAGGCGCTGCTGCGGTCGTTCGCGGGGCCGACCCCGCTGGTCCTCGGCCCGTATCTGCTGCTGATCGTCCTCGCCCTGCGCGGGCCGCTCGCCCGCCGCGGCGCGTTCTCCCTCCCCGCGGTCGCCCTCCCGCTGCTGCTCGTGCCGCCCGCGACCCTCCTCGCCGTCTCGCGCCACTGGCCGCTCTACGACGACCGCTATGTGCTGTACGCGCTCGCGGGCGCACCCCTGCTGGCGGCGGCGGGCGCGGAACGGCTGGCCGGGGCGGCGGCCCGGCTGTACGGCCGCCGGACGCCGCGACACGTCCACCCGTACGCCGTCACATGCCTCGGAGTGTGCGGCGTCGCCCTCGCCCTCGTCGCGCAGCTTCCCGTCCTGCGCGCGGACCGGGACCCCGCCCGGCGCCCCGACGACCTCGCCGCCGTCTCGGCCGCGGCGGCCCGGCGGATGAGCCACGGCGACCCCGTGCTCTTCCTCCCGGCGCTCGCCAGACGCGCGGCGGTGGCGTACCCGAAGGGCTTCCGCGGTACGGCGGACATCGCGCTGCGCGAGCCCGGGCCCGTCTCCGGAACCCTCTACGGACGCGAGACCTCTCCCGGCGAACTGCGCCGCCGGCTCGACGGGCTCGACCGCGTGTGGGTGGTCGCCGAGCCGTACGCGCTGCGGCCCGGCTGGTATCCGCCGGTCCCCGCCGAACAGGTCAAACTCGCCCTCCTGGAGGGGGAGTTCGTGCCGCGGGCCGAGTACGTGCGCAAGGCGTCGGTCATGCGGCTCTATGTGCGCAGGTCCGTGGCGGCGGGCCCGGCCGGGGTCACTCGCAGCCCGGGGTCTCCTCCAGCGCCGCCGCGTCCAGCGCGCCCGTGA
- a CDS encoding MarR family winged helix-turn-helix transcriptional regulator: MTTTPVSEDPQDDFLRLDQQICFSLNAASRAFGSLYRVVLKDLGLTYPQYLVMLVLWEHGDLPVKKVGEHLRLDSGTLSPLLKRLETAGLVRRERSALDERSVMVGLTGEGTALRERALRVPRRIAAATGFELAEIEDLRTRLDRLTGALDAAALEETPGCE, encoded by the coding sequence ATGACCACGACGCCCGTGTCCGAGGACCCCCAGGACGACTTCCTCCGCCTCGACCAGCAGATCTGCTTCTCCCTGAACGCCGCCTCGCGCGCCTTCGGGAGTCTGTACCGCGTCGTCCTGAAGGATCTGGGCCTCACCTACCCCCAGTACCTGGTCATGCTCGTCCTGTGGGAGCACGGCGACCTGCCCGTGAAGAAGGTCGGCGAGCACCTGCGGCTCGACTCCGGCACGCTGTCGCCGCTGCTGAAGCGACTGGAGACGGCCGGTCTCGTACGCCGTGAGCGCAGCGCCCTGGACGAGCGGTCCGTGATGGTCGGGCTCACCGGCGAGGGCACGGCCCTGCGCGAGCGGGCGCTGCGCGTACCGCGCCGGATCGCCGCCGCGACGGGCTTCGAGCTGGCGGAGATCGAGGACCTGCGGACCCGGCTCGACCGGCTCACGGGCGCGCTGGACGCGGCGGCGCTGGAGGAGACCCCGGGCTGCGAGTGA